The following proteins are encoded in a genomic region of Zea mays cultivar B73 chromosome 9, Zm-B73-REFERENCE-NAM-5.0, whole genome shotgun sequence:
- the LOC118473401 gene encoding uncharacterized protein, giving the protein MEALRAEPVAEGEMPASSVHLVSKVLSQSSSHQFLKSVGIKTSATSKASSSNHSELREQLAVEATAAVQGELDQLRKKCEEAEEQQARTQRELEEYKKITEKNSKEMEETNVLIKKLLSLHGNSSST; this is encoded by the coding sequence ATGGAGGCTTTGAGggctgaacctgttgctgaaggtgagATGCCAGCATCCAGTGTGCACCTTGTGTCGAAGGTGCTGTCCCAGAGCAGCTCACACCAATTCCTGAAAAGCGTCGGCATCAAAACATCGGCAACCTCCAAGGCTTCATCATCAAATCATAGTGAGCTTCGGGAACAACTTGCAGTTGAAGCGACGGCTGCTGTTCAAGGTGAACTCGACCAGCTCAGGAAGAAATGTGAAGAAGCTGAGGAACAACAGGCGAGGACACAAAGGGAGTTGGAGGAGTACAAGAAGATAACAGAGAAGAacagcaaggagatggaggagaccaatgtgctcatcaagaagctcttgtccttgcatggtaactcttcttcgaCATGA